From one Kwoniella dejecticola CBS 10117 chromosome 2, complete sequence genomic stretch:
- a CDS encoding ubiquitin-conjugating enzyme E2 8 — protein sequence MKLLMSDYNVTLVNNKMSEFFVKFHGPAETPFAKGVWKIHVELPEQFPYKSPSIGFMNKIFHPNIDELSGSVCLDVINQTWSPMFELINIFEIFLPQLLRYPNPADPLNGEAAALLMRDPKAYAKKVESYVDRYATPEDADQAGEDDEDDSDEEVGNSPLRKKVVGNGHANANGNGHSNGNGNGAAKATNGNGNGNGNGKVNGRGAKEDEDDDEEDEDDTMSDMGELSDEDGIMGEMDD from the exons ATGAAact CCTGATGTCGGATTACAATGTCACCCTAGTGAACAATAAGATGTCTGAGTTCTTTGTCAAATTCCACGGACCAGCTGAAA CACCGTTCGCAAAGGGAGTATGGAAGATTCACGTCGAACTGCCAGAACAATTCCCATACAAATCGCCGAGTATCGGATTCATGAATAAGATATTTCATCCGAACATCGACGAGTT GAGCGGTAGTGTCTGTCTAGACGTCATAAATCAGACATGGTCCCCAATGTTCG AATTAATCAacatcttcgagatcttccTCCCCCAACTCCTGCGTTATCCAAACCCAGCCGATCCCTTGAACGGCGAAGCAGCCGCCCTGCTTATGCGCGACCCGAAAGCCTACGCGAAGAAAGTAGAATCATACGTCGATCGGTATGCTACCCCGGAAGATGCCGAtcaagcaggagaagacgacgaggacgactcGGATGAGGAAGTAGGTAATTCGCCTTTACGGAAGAAAGTTGTCGGGAACGGTcatgcgaatgcgaatgggaatggacATAGTAATGGGAATGGCAACGGAGCAGCAAAGGCGACCaacggaaatggaaatggaaatgggaatgggaaagtcAATGGACGCGGGGCCaaagaagacgaagatgacgatgaggaagacgaagatgatacgATGAGTGATATGGGCGAGTTgagtgacgaagatgggatTATGGGTGAGATGGATGACTAG